Proteins found in one Rhizobium sp. BT04 genomic segment:
- a CDS encoding SDR family NAD(P)-dependent oxidoreductase: MLLEGKTAVISGAASRRGIGRATAQLFAEHGARVAILDIDAGAAEEAAATLPTVAGGDHIGLRCDVADKASCVASADAVVATFGRVDALINNAGITQPVTTLEISEADWDRIVAVNMTGVLFLSQAFIPQMRDQGGGSIACMSSVSAQRGGGIFGGPHYSAAKAGVLGLAKAMAREFGPAGIRVNSVTPGLIQTDITGGKLTDQMRVDIIKGIPLSRLGEASDVANIYLFLASDLSAYVTGAVIDVNGGMLIH, from the coding sequence ATGCTTTTGGAAGGAAAGACCGCGGTCATTTCCGGCGCGGCAAGCAGGCGCGGTATCGGCCGTGCAACCGCGCAGCTTTTCGCCGAACACGGGGCCAGAGTGGCAATCCTCGACATCGACGCTGGCGCAGCCGAGGAAGCTGCCGCCACCCTGCCGACCGTTGCCGGCGGTGACCACATCGGTCTGCGTTGCGATGTGGCCGATAAGGCGTCCTGCGTGGCTTCCGCCGACGCTGTGGTCGCGACGTTCGGACGCGTCGATGCTTTGATCAACAATGCCGGTATAACGCAGCCTGTCACGACGCTGGAAATTTCCGAAGCGGATTGGGATCGCATCGTCGCGGTGAACATGACCGGCGTACTTTTTCTCAGCCAGGCCTTCATTCCGCAGATGCGCGACCAAGGCGGCGGCTCGATTGCATGCATGTCGTCCGTCTCGGCGCAGCGCGGCGGCGGGATTTTTGGCGGACCACACTATTCCGCGGCCAAGGCCGGCGTTCTCGGACTCGCGAAGGCAATGGCTCGCGAGTTCGGCCCTGCGGGCATCCGCGTGAACTCTGTCACGCCGGGACTGATCCAGACCGATATCACCGGCGGAAAGCTTACCGACCAGATGCGGGTTGATATCATCAAGGGCATTCCTTTGAGCAGGCTCGGTGAAGCGAGCGACGTCGCCAACATCTATCTGTTCCTGGCATCCGACCTGTCCGCCTATGTCACCGGCGCCGTAATCGACGTCAATGGCGGCATGCTGATCCACTGA
- a CDS encoding LysR substrate-binding domain-containing protein → MLNTISLSAMRIFEAAARLGSFRRAAEELNLSPSAVSHAIVRLESDLGASLFERSTRSIALTLAGQTLLLHASNAFEELRRGVELISSKKAQLLRLHCAPSFAAQVLSPRLPGFLKENPGIEVRVAASTNYARFVDNLFDADIVYGEPQNRDDLIVIPLGEELVFPMCSPEIAQRLKSPRDLLRHPLIRSDLKRIQWIDWFEANQLGSPPPPAMSFDRSFLALDAAVNSLGVALESNVLAARELESGKLVRPFSAGSRDNRYIGHYLAYPKTGTQRRLARIFADWLIQNMHRSTAAVATL, encoded by the coding sequence ATGCTCAATACGATCTCGCTTTCCGCCATGCGAATATTCGAAGCAGCCGCCAGGCTCGGTTCGTTTCGCCGAGCGGCAGAGGAGCTGAACTTGTCTCCGAGCGCTGTCAGCCATGCTATCGTGCGGTTGGAAAGCGATCTGGGGGCGAGTCTTTTCGAACGCAGCACAAGAAGCATTGCACTCACGCTTGCAGGTCAGACGCTGCTGCTGCACGCGTCGAACGCTTTCGAAGAGCTGCGGCGCGGTGTTGAACTTATTTCATCCAAAAAGGCTCAGCTGCTCCGACTGCACTGTGCACCGAGCTTCGCCGCACAAGTCCTTTCGCCGCGTCTGCCGGGTTTTCTCAAGGAGAATCCCGGCATCGAGGTAAGGGTCGCCGCCAGTACGAACTATGCCCGTTTCGTCGACAATCTGTTCGACGCGGACATCGTCTATGGCGAGCCGCAAAACCGCGACGATCTCATCGTGATCCCGTTGGGTGAGGAGCTTGTCTTTCCGATGTGCTCACCGGAGATAGCTCAGCGCCTCAAGTCTCCGCGCGACCTGCTGCGCCATCCCCTGATCAGAAGCGACCTGAAAAGGATACAGTGGATCGACTGGTTCGAAGCCAATCAGCTCGGCTCTCCGCCACCGCCCGCGATGAGTTTCGACAGAAGCTTTCTGGCCCTGGACGCTGCCGTCAACAGCCTGGGCGTGGCGCTCGAATCCAACGTCCTCGCCGCTCGCGAGCTCGAAAGTGGAAAACTCGTGCGGCCCTTTTCGGCAGGGTCTCGCGACAACAGGTATATCGGACATTACCTTGCCTATCCGAAGACCGGCACGCAGCGGCGACTGGCCCGAATTTTCGCAGATTGGCTCATACAGAACATGCACCGTTCGACTGCTGCCGTAGCAACCTTGTGA
- a CDS encoding L-idonate 5-dehydrogenase — MQTRLARLYQKGDLRIETAAVTAPGPGEVLLKMAAAGICGSDLHYYQDGGFGPVRVREPIIPGHEASGTVSQAGEGVDLKAGTLVAVNPSQPCGHCEYCDQAMPIHCLDMRFMGSAMRLPHEQGMFREWLVVSARQCFAAGAATTAAEAACSEPLSVCLHAASRAGDIAGKRVLVTGAGPIGALMVAVACYHGASEIVVTDLADAALTRAKAMGASRTINVAKDAHALAEFEAGKGYFDLVFECSAAVPAIRSAIAAIRPRGTIVQVGVTGEIPIPLNAIVGKELHIHGTQRFHEEFAAAVELISSRKIDVRPIISHNLPLEQADAAFILAGDRAVACKVQLIF, encoded by the coding sequence ATGCAGACACGTCTGGCACGGCTTTACCAAAAGGGCGATCTGAGGATCGAAACCGCCGCGGTTACGGCCCCCGGTCCCGGCGAGGTCCTTCTCAAAATGGCGGCCGCAGGCATCTGCGGCTCCGATCTGCACTATTATCAGGATGGCGGCTTCGGGCCGGTCAGGGTTCGCGAGCCGATCATACCGGGCCACGAGGCATCGGGGACCGTGAGCCAAGCCGGCGAAGGCGTCGATCTGAAGGCCGGTACGCTGGTGGCGGTCAATCCCAGTCAACCTTGCGGGCACTGCGAATATTGCGACCAGGCAATGCCGATCCATTGCCTGGACATGCGCTTCATGGGCAGCGCAATGCGCCTGCCGCATGAGCAGGGCATGTTCCGGGAATGGTTGGTGGTGTCGGCCAGGCAATGCTTTGCGGCAGGCGCCGCGACAACTGCCGCAGAGGCGGCCTGCAGCGAGCCACTCTCCGTCTGCCTGCACGCTGCATCGCGCGCAGGAGATATTGCCGGCAAACGCGTGTTGGTCACCGGGGCCGGCCCGATCGGCGCGCTGATGGTCGCCGTCGCCTGTTATCACGGTGCAAGCGAGATCGTCGTGACGGATCTTGCCGATGCGGCGCTCACCAGAGCCAAGGCGATGGGCGCCAGCCGCACGATCAACGTCGCCAAGGATGCCCACGCACTTGCCGAATTCGAGGCGGGAAAGGGTTATTTCGATCTCGTTTTCGAATGTTCGGCCGCCGTCCCGGCGATCCGCAGCGCGATCGCCGCCATCAGGCCGCGCGGAACGATCGTGCAGGTCGGTGTCACAGGCGAGATCCCGATCCCTCTCAACGCCATTGTCGGCAAGGAGCTGCACATTCACGGAACGCAGCGCTTCCACGAGGAATTCGCCGCCGCCGTGGAGCTGATCTCCAGCCGCAAGATCGACGTGCGCCCGATCATCAGCCACAACCTGCCACTCGAACAAGCCGATGCAGCTTTCATTCTCGCCGGCGACCGCGCGGTCGCCTGCAAGGTGCAACTCATCTTTTAG
- a CDS encoding TRAP transporter small permease has protein sequence MSQEIHTPITAEEIGHEFEGHAPTANVSDYAIEDWITLIVFWLMAGCVFLQFFTRYVLNDSYAWTEEIAINCLIGVVFLGSVMCVRTSRHIQVDVFYHYMPAGLARVLATFVDIVRIGFFAYGCHLMWRYVDIVADEQMVTIDLPRNIVFYSVLVAFALMLIRAIIVFVANIRRGYSVLERPEEFQTIEG, from the coding sequence ATGTCGCAAGAAATTCACACCCCCATCACGGCCGAGGAGATCGGCCACGAATTCGAAGGACACGCGCCGACCGCAAACGTCTCGGATTATGCCATCGAAGACTGGATCACGCTGATCGTCTTCTGGCTGATGGCGGGTTGCGTCTTCCTGCAGTTCTTCACGCGTTATGTGCTGAACGACAGCTACGCATGGACCGAGGAAATCGCGATCAACTGCCTGATCGGCGTCGTCTTTCTGGGTTCCGTCATGTGTGTACGCACCTCGCGGCATATCCAGGTGGATGTGTTCTATCACTATATGCCTGCAGGCCTGGCGCGCGTGCTCGCCACCTTCGTCGATATCGTCCGCATCGGCTTCTTCGCCTATGGCTGCCATCTGATGTGGCGTTATGTCGACATCGTCGCCGACGAGCAGATGGTCACCATCGACCTGCCGCGCAACATCGTCTTCTACTCCGTTCTCGTCGCCTTCGCGCTGATGCTAATCCGCGCGATCATCGTCTTCGTCGCCAATATCCGCCGCGGCTACTCCGTTCTGGAGCGCCCCGAAGAATTCCAGACCATCGAGGGGTGA
- a CDS encoding sigma-70 family RNA polymerase sigma factor, giving the protein MTTARSEEALKALMLLSLDGDEAAYRRLLTVLRALLVGYYSRRMAAATKADMEDLVQETLLALHSRRFTYDRNRPFTAWFFSIARYKLIDHHRGHGGRRLGETELGEEIESDFSEDTLTARMDVERLLDGLPLKQQELIRQVKLEGQSVADTATRTGQSESAVKVGIHRALKALGERLRGAS; this is encoded by the coding sequence ATGACAACCGCCCGTTCGGAAGAAGCCCTGAAAGCCTTGATGCTTCTCTCCCTTGACGGGGACGAGGCGGCCTATCGGCGTTTGCTGACGGTCTTGCGCGCGCTGCTTGTTGGTTATTACAGCCGCCGGATGGCTGCGGCGACGAAGGCGGATATGGAGGACTTGGTCCAGGAGACATTGCTGGCACTGCATTCCCGCCGATTCACCTACGACCGAAACAGACCTTTCACGGCATGGTTCTTCTCGATCGCCCGCTACAAGCTGATCGACCATCACCGCGGCCACGGTGGACGCAGGCTTGGTGAGACCGAGCTTGGCGAGGAGATCGAAAGCGACTTCAGCGAGGACACACTGACGGCGCGTATGGATGTCGAGCGGCTGCTCGACGGCTTGCCGCTGAAGCAGCAGGAACTGATCCGGCAGGTAAAACTCGAGGGCCAATCGGTCGCCGACACCGCAACCCGCACCGGCCAGTCCGAATCGGCGGTGAAAGTCGGCATCCACCGGGCGCTCAAGGCGCTCGGAGAGAGATTGCGAGGCGCATCGTGA
- a CDS encoding TRAP transporter large permease, with translation MLLLLGSFLVLMLVGVPVAISMAVASVLYIVLYGVAPDIIVAQRMIAGVESFPLLAVPFFILAGNLMNSAGVTGRIYSFAVALVGWMKGGLAQVNIIGSVIFSGMSGTALADAAGIGTIEIKAMKDHGYPVEAAVGVTAASATLGPIFPPSLPFVIYGMMANVSIGALFMAGILPGVVMTLLMMITVAAFAYWKRWGSDAPFDIRQLLSAGLEIVVVLAVPVAIYLLMLAGVSMNAAAGLALAGLLALDWYFRFSAVMALMTPVILIGGMTMGWFTPTEAAVAAVLWSLFLGLVRYRTMTPSTLAKASFDTIETTASVLFIVTAASVFAWLLTVSQAAQLLSDAILSITDNKWVFLILVNLLMLFVGCFLDTIAAITILVPILLPIVLKFGIDPVQFGLIMTLNLMIGLLHPPLGMVLFVLSRVAKLSVERTTMAILPWLVPLFLALILITFVPAISLWLPQQLGLLR, from the coding sequence ATGCTGCTGCTTCTTGGCTCGTTTCTGGTGCTGATGCTGGTCGGCGTGCCTGTCGCCATCTCGATGGCCGTGGCCTCCGTGCTTTACATCGTCCTCTACGGCGTCGCGCCCGACATCATCGTCGCCCAGCGCATGATCGCCGGCGTCGAAAGCTTCCCGCTGCTCGCCGTCCCCTTCTTCATCCTTGCGGGCAATCTGATGAATTCGGCCGGCGTCACCGGCCGCATCTATTCTTTTGCCGTCGCGCTGGTCGGCTGGATGAAGGGCGGTCTCGCCCAGGTCAACATCATCGGTTCCGTCATCTTCTCCGGCATGTCCGGCACCGCGCTTGCCGATGCGGCGGGTATCGGTACGATCGAGATCAAGGCGATGAAGGATCACGGCTATCCGGTCGAGGCGGCGGTCGGCGTGACGGCGGCTTCGGCCACGCTCGGGCCGATCTTCCCGCCATCGCTGCCTTTCGTGATTTACGGGATGATGGCGAACGTCTCGATCGGCGCTCTTTTCATGGCCGGCATCCTGCCCGGCGTCGTCATGACGCTGTTGATGATGATCACCGTCGCCGCCTTCGCCTATTGGAAGCGCTGGGGCTCGGACGCGCCGTTCGATATCAGGCAGCTCCTGTCGGCGGGACTGGAAATCGTCGTCGTCCTGGCGGTGCCCGTGGCCATCTATCTGCTGATGTTAGCTGGCGTATCGATGAATGCGGCGGCGGGACTTGCCCTTGCCGGGCTTCTCGCGCTCGACTGGTATTTCCGCTTCTCCGCCGTCATGGCGCTGATGACACCCGTGATCCTGATCGGCGGCATGACGATGGGCTGGTTCACGCCGACGGAGGCCGCCGTTGCTGCCGTCCTCTGGTCGCTATTCCTCGGCCTGGTGCGCTACCGCACGATGACGCCCTCGACGCTCGCCAAGGCAAGCTTCGATACGATCGAGACGACGGCATCGGTTCTCTTCATCGTCACCGCGGCATCGGTCTTCGCCTGGCTGCTGACGGTGAGCCAGGCGGCCCAGCTGCTCTCCGATGCGATCCTGTCGATCACCGACAACAAATGGGTTTTCCTGATCCTGGTGAACCTCTTGATGCTGTTCGTCGGCTGCTTCCTGGATACGATCGCAGCTATCACCATCCTCGTGCCGATCCTGCTGCCGATCGTCCTGAAGTTCGGGATCGATCCGGTCCAGTTCGGCCTCATCATGACGCTGAACCTGATGATCGGCCTGCTGCACCCGCCGCTTGGCATGGTGCTTTTCGTGCTGTCGCGGGTCGCGAAACTATCCGTCGAACGCACGACCATGGCAATCCTGCCCTGGCTGGTGCCGCTCTTCCTGGCGCTGATCTTGATCACCTTCGTCCCGGCCATATCGCTGTGGCTGCCGCAGCAGCTTGGACTGCTGAGATAG
- a CDS encoding cytochrome b/b6 domain-containing protein — translation MAMIDAGAKTGRTLIYRHSLAVRLSHWVNVLCLTVLLFSGLQIFNAHPALYWGQYGADNDPSFISMEAVDDGDQVKGLTHLGSLTFDTTGLLGLSNVDGEATARGFPSWVTVPSYQDLSAGRRWHFFFAWLFVLNGLAYLVYGLVSRHFRRDLAPSGNELRPAHLGHEIVNHIRLRFPKGPEARHYNTLQKLTYLLVIFLLLPLMVATGLTMSPGFNAVAPWLLDVFGGRQSARTLHFLTAFSLVAFVVVHVAMVILSGVFNNLRSMITGYYAIEQGDRQ, via the coding sequence ATGGCGATGATCGATGCCGGCGCGAAAACCGGCCGCACACTTATCTACCGCCACAGCCTTGCCGTCCGCCTGTCGCATTGGGTGAATGTGCTTTGCCTCACGGTGCTGCTGTTCAGCGGCCTGCAGATATTCAATGCGCATCCCGCACTTTATTGGGGCCAGTATGGCGCCGACAACGACCCTTCCTTCATTTCCATGGAAGCCGTCGACGATGGCGACCAAGTGAAGGGGCTGACGCATTTGGGTTCGCTCACCTTCGATACGACAGGCTTGCTCGGTCTCTCGAATGTCGATGGTGAAGCGACAGCCAGGGGGTTCCCAAGCTGGGTCACGGTACCAAGCTATCAGGACCTGTCGGCCGGCCGGCGCTGGCATTTCTTTTTTGCCTGGCTCTTCGTCCTCAACGGCCTTGCCTATCTCGTCTACGGACTGGTCAGCCGGCATTTCCGCCGGGATCTCGCTCCGAGCGGCAACGAGCTCAGACCCGCGCATCTCGGTCATGAAATCGTCAATCATATCAGGCTGCGCTTTCCGAAAGGCCCCGAAGCGCGGCACTACAACACGCTGCAGAAGCTGACCTATCTCCTGGTGATCTTCCTGCTGCTGCCGTTGATGGTCGCGACGGGGCTCACCATGTCGCCGGGCTTCAACGCCGTGGCGCCCTGGCTGCTCGATGTCTTCGGTGGGCGGCAATCGGCCCGCACCCTCCATTTCCTCACCGCCTTTTCGCTCGTCGCCTTCGTCGTGGTGCATGTCGCCATGGTGATCCTGTCGGGTGTCTTCAACAATCTGCGGTCAATGATCACCGGCTACTACGCCATCGAACAGGGAGACAGACAATGA
- a CDS encoding pentapeptide MXKDX repeat protein, whose product MTKLVSSLAACSFIVGLSLAGVVSAEDAMKSDSMKKDTMQSDAMSKDAMKTSATKADCTHKAGMEKDAMKKADMMKTCDAMK is encoded by the coding sequence ATGACCAAACTTGTTTCCAGCCTTGCAGCCTGCTCCTTCATCGTCGGCCTTTCGCTCGCCGGCGTGGTGTCGGCTGAGGACGCCATGAAGTCCGATTCGATGAAGAAGGACACTATGCAGAGCGACGCGATGTCGAAGGACGCCATGAAGACATCGGCCACCAAGGCGGACTGCACTCATAAGGCCGGCATGGAGAAGGATGCGATGAAAAAGGCCGACATGATGAAGACCTGCGACGCGATGAAATAG
- a CDS encoding FadR/GntR family transcriptional regulator, with protein MFSPVESRRLYRQVADQIRLMIASGELAIGRRLPAERDLAEQLSVSRPTVREALIVLEVEGLVNIRMGSGIYVVRQHAADVAGAEREPVEGPFELLQARAIIECAIAEEAAGRARPEDIALLDEALMRMSGVVNDASAVLTADRAFHTGIAAIVGNATLIRVTGEMFDMRMTPYFAQLASHFEGPGTWRSAVDEHRAIRDAIAVGDAAGAKAAMRAHLTMSQKRFSESFGEEFSGEEERGRSKRPAKGTTKT; from the coding sequence ATGTTTTCGCCTGTTGAATCACGCCGCCTCTATCGGCAGGTGGCGGACCAGATCCGCTTGATGATCGCCAGCGGCGAGCTTGCCATCGGCCGACGGTTGCCGGCCGAGCGTGACCTGGCCGAGCAATTGTCGGTGTCGCGCCCGACCGTGCGCGAGGCGCTGATCGTCCTGGAGGTCGAAGGCCTGGTCAATATCCGCATGGGATCCGGCATCTATGTGGTGCGCCAGCATGCCGCTGATGTGGCCGGAGCCGAGCGCGAGCCGGTGGAGGGGCCTTTCGAGCTGCTGCAGGCGCGCGCCATCATCGAATGCGCCATTGCCGAAGAGGCCGCAGGCCGCGCCAGGCCTGAGGATATCGCTTTGCTCGATGAAGCGCTGATGCGCATGAGCGGCGTTGTCAATGATGCAAGCGCCGTACTTACCGCCGATCGCGCCTTCCACACCGGCATCGCCGCCATCGTCGGCAATGCGACGTTGATACGGGTGACGGGCGAGATGTTCGACATGCGCATGACCCCCTATTTCGCGCAGCTCGCGAGCCATTTCGAGGGGCCGGGCACATGGCGCAGCGCCGTGGATGAGCATCGGGCCATTCGCGACGCAATCGCCGTCGGCGATGCCGCGGGCGCGAAGGCCGCCATGCGCGCCCATCTCACCATGTCGCAGAAGAGGTTTTCCGAGAGCTTCGGGGAGGAGTTTTCGGGAGAGGAGGAGCGCGGCCGCAGCAAGCGGCCCGCGAAAGGAACGACCAAGACTTAA
- a CDS encoding transketolase, whose product MSQIGHNISLAERARRIRRNALRMGEVQGQGYIAQALGVADVLAVAYFHATNYRPEDPEWEGRDRFLLSIGHYAIALYAALIEAKIIPEDELETYGTDESRLPMSGMATYTPGMEITGGSLGHGLGIAVGMCLALKRKKSQSFVYNLFSDGELDEGSTWEAAMSAGSYKLDNLIGIVDVNQMQADGPSLGVLNFEPLAAKFEAFGWFVQRIDGNDISALVKAFDAARTHAGPEPRIIICDTKMAKGVPFLEARERNHFLRVEADEWAEAIRIIDAGVDA is encoded by the coding sequence ATGAGCCAGATTGGTCATAACATCAGCCTTGCCGAGCGCGCGCGACGAATTCGCCGCAACGCTTTGCGAATGGGCGAGGTCCAAGGCCAGGGCTACATCGCCCAGGCCCTCGGCGTGGCTGACGTGCTCGCCGTCGCCTATTTCCATGCCACAAACTACCGGCCGGAGGATCCGGAATGGGAGGGCCGCGACAGGTTCCTGCTTTCGATCGGACACTATGCGATCGCGCTCTATGCCGCCCTTATCGAGGCGAAGATCATCCCGGAGGACGAATTGGAGACATACGGCACCGACGAAAGCAGGCTGCCGATGTCCGGAATGGCCACCTACACGCCGGGCATGGAAATCACCGGCGGCTCTTTGGGTCACGGGCTCGGCATCGCCGTCGGCATGTGCCTCGCCCTCAAACGCAAGAAGTCGCAATCCTTCGTATACAACCTCTTCTCTGACGGCGAGCTCGACGAAGGCTCGACCTGGGAGGCGGCGATGTCGGCCGGCTCCTACAAGCTCGACAACCTTATCGGGATTGTCGACGTCAACCAGATGCAGGCGGACGGCCCTTCGCTCGGCGTCCTGAATTTCGAGCCGCTCGCTGCGAAGTTCGAAGCCTTCGGTTGGTTCGTCCAGCGGATCGACGGCAACGATATCAGCGCGCTGGTCAAAGCATTCGACGCCGCGCGTACTCACGCTGGGCCGGAGCCGCGCATCATCATATGCGACACGAAAATGGCGAAAGGTGTCCCGTTCCTCGAGGCTCGCGAGCGCAATCACTTCCTCCGGGTCGAGGCAGACGAATGGGCCGAGGCAATCAGGATCATCGATGCGGGAGTTGACGCATGA
- a CDS encoding molybdopterin-binding protein, giving the protein MSRLITRRRFLIGSTLTASALGLSGCDALVESDRTKSVLKVAEGFSMKAQRLLLGDKALAREFSEADLSPVFRSNGTSMPDNPQYLDWMSRQFSTWRLDVGGLVEKPSQFSLAQLKTMPSRTQITRHDCVEGWSAIGKWTGLPLGALLQSVGLKPQARYIVFHCADEYEKTLDGTGWYYESIDLVDAFHPQTILAYSMNGRDLEVAHGAPLRLRVERQLGYKQAKYLTRIEAVAGLGQIYGGNGGFWEDRGYEWYAGI; this is encoded by the coding sequence ATGAGCCGCCTGATCACCCGCCGCCGCTTCCTGATCGGCTCGACCCTGACCGCCTCTGCTTTGGGACTAAGCGGATGCGACGCATTGGTCGAAAGCGACCGGACGAAGTCGGTTCTGAAGGTCGCCGAGGGTTTCAGCATGAAGGCGCAGCGCTTGCTGCTCGGCGACAAGGCATTGGCCCGTGAATTCAGCGAGGCCGATCTGTCGCCGGTCTTTCGCTCGAACGGCACCAGCATGCCTGACAATCCGCAATATCTCGACTGGATGAGCCGGCAGTTCTCGACCTGGAGACTTGATGTCGGCGGATTGGTGGAAAAGCCGTCGCAATTCTCGCTCGCGCAGCTGAAGACGATGCCGTCGCGCACCCAGATCACCCGACACGACTGCGTCGAAGGCTGGAGCGCGATCGGCAAATGGACGGGCCTGCCGCTCGGCGCCCTGCTGCAATCGGTCGGGCTGAAACCCCAGGCGCGCTACATCGTGTTCCACTGCGCCGATGAATATGAAAAGACGCTGGATGGTACCGGCTGGTATTATGAGAGTATCGATCTGGTCGATGCCTTCCATCCGCAGACGATCCTTGCCTATTCGATGAATGGACGCGACCTGGAAGTGGCGCATGGCGCGCCGCTGAGGCTTAGGGTCGAGCGGCAGCTCGGTTATAAGCAGGCGAAATATCTGACCCGCATCGAGGCGGTGGCAGGCCTCGGCCAGATTTATGGCGGCAATGGCGGCTTCTGGGAGGATCGCGGCTACGAATGGTATGCCGGGATCTAA
- a CDS encoding sialic acid TRAP transporter substrate-binding protein SiaP produces the protein MKKRLATILCAAAAIMASSAIAHAETVLKWAHVYETSEPFHTDSVWAAEEINKRTDGRYKIEVYPASQLGKEADINQGLKLGTVDIIISGSSFAARDYKPIGVTYFPYIFRGPDHLIAYTKSDVFKRLAKGYEDKTGNHIAAVSYYGTRHTTSNKPIAKCADMQGLKIRVPDVPAYLAMPRACGANTTPIAFAEVYLALQNGTVEAQENPLTTIEAKKFYEVQKNIILTGHIVDHLNTVVSKTRWASLSDEDKKIFGEVMQEAAERTSKTIAGKENGLIATFKEKGLNVAEVDKADFEKAVMEKVKFEDFGYEKADWEAIRAIQ, from the coding sequence ATGAAGAAGAGACTGGCAACGATACTGTGCGCCGCAGCCGCGATCATGGCGAGCAGCGCGATCGCGCATGCCGAGACCGTGCTGAAATGGGCGCATGTCTATGAAACGTCCGAGCCCTTCCACACGGATTCCGTCTGGGCTGCGGAAGAGATCAACAAGCGCACCGACGGGCGTTACAAGATCGAGGTTTACCCGGCCTCGCAGCTCGGTAAGGAAGCCGATATCAACCAGGGCCTCAAGCTCGGGACGGTCGATATCATCATCTCGGGTTCGAGCTTCGCGGCCCGCGACTACAAGCCGATCGGCGTCACCTACTTCCCTTATATTTTCCGCGGTCCCGATCACCTGATCGCCTATACGAAGAGCGATGTCTTCAAGCGCCTTGCCAAAGGCTATGAAGACAAGACCGGCAACCACATCGCCGCCGTCAGCTATTACGGCACGCGCCACACGACATCAAACAAGCCGATCGCCAAATGCGCCGACATGCAGGGCTTGAAGATCCGCGTGCCCGACGTTCCGGCCTATCTCGCCATGCCGCGCGCCTGCGGCGCCAACACCACACCGATCGCTTTTGCCGAAGTCTATCTCGCTTTGCAGAACGGCACGGTCGAGGCGCAGGAAAACCCGCTGACGACGATCGAGGCGAAGAAATTCTACGAAGTCCAGAAGAACATCATCCTCACCGGCCACATCGTCGATCATCTCAACACCGTGGTCTCGAAGACGCGGTGGGCAAGCCTTTCCGACGAAGACAAGAAGATCTTCGGCGAGGTCATGCAGGAGGCGGCCGAGCGCACGAGCAAGACGATCGCCGGCAAGGAAAACGGTCTTATTGCGACCTTCAAGGAAAAGGGCCTGAACGTCGCCGAGGTCGACAAGGCCGATTTCGAAAAGGCCGTAATGGAAAAGGTCAAGTTCGAGGACTTCGGTTACGAGAAGGCCGATTGGGAAGCAATCCGCGCGATCCAGTAA